Proteins from one Coffea arabica cultivar ET-39 chromosome 8c, Coffea Arabica ET-39 HiFi, whole genome shotgun sequence genomic window:
- the LOC113706935 gene encoding BAG family molecular chaperone regulator 3-like, giving the protein MNKDMLRMKPKATGMSSPAKAGGNSEAGGWEVRPGGMLVQKRNIDSNQNFNIVPMIKVRVKYGSSYHEVNISSQASFGELKKMLAAPTGLHPQDQKLLYKDKERDSKLFLDIAGVKGGSKLVLIEDELSRERRCLESRKNAKMEKAAKEISAIRVEVDKLAKQVGATELEISAGKKVTESVLLNLIELLMTQLIKLDGITADGDAKLLRRMQVKRVQKYIETLDMLKMRNSILGNNSSPRVSFQDDHRMFTGQMQVPIHNHYEQKRQTNFVQRSPGPVVVTTKWETF; this is encoded by the exons ATGAACAAGGACATGTTAAGAATGAAGCCCAAGGCCACGGGAATGTCATCACCGGCAAAAGCCGGCGGCAACTCAGAGGCTGGAGGATGGGAGGTCAGGCCAGGGGGGATGTTAGTCCAGAAGAGAAACATAGATTCCAACCAAAATTTCAATATAGTGCCAATGATTAAAGTCAGGGTCAAATACGGTTCATCTTATCATGAAGTCAATATTAGCTCTCAAGCAAGTTTTG GTGAATTGAAGAAAATGCTTGCAGCGCCAACTGGGTTGCATCCACAAGATCAGAAGTTACTATACAAAGATAAGGAAAGAGATTCCAAATTGTTTCTTGATATTGCTGGTGTGAAGGGTGGATCAAAACTTGTCTTAATTGAGGATGAATTGAGCAGAGAAAGACGGTGTCTTGAATCACGAAAGAATGCAAAGATGGAGAAAgcagctaaagaaatttctgCAATTAGAGTTGAAGTTGACAAGCTCGCAAAGCAG GTTGGAGCAACTGAATTAGAAATCTCTGCTGGCAAAAAGGTAACGGAATCGGTTCTCTTGAACTTGATTGAACTTCTGATGACACAACTTATCAAACTGGATGGGATTACTGCTGATGGAGATGCAAAATTGCTGAGAAGAATGCAG GTGAAGAGGGTGCAGAAGTACATTGAAACTCTAGACATGCTGAAGATGAGAAATTCTATTCTTGGCAACAATAGCAGTCCTAGGGTGTCATTCCAGGACGACCATAGGATGTTTACAGGACAGATGCAGGTGCCAATTCACAATCACTACGAGCAGAAAAGGCAGACAAATTTTGTTCAGAGGTCTCCAGGTCCAGTTGTGGTAACAACAAAATGGGAAACCTTTTAA
- the LOC113706390 gene encoding sugar carrier protein C-like: MAGGGIAPSKGKAYPGNMTCKVFVTCIVAAMGGLIFGYDIGISGGVISMPLFLKKFFPDVWRKEQGLSPSTNQYCTYNSETLTLFTSSLYFAALLASFVASSVTRACGRRVSMVIGGTLFLAGSAVNGLAQNVLMLIIGRVLLGFGIGFANQSVPVYLSEMAPYRYRGALNMVFQLSITIGILGANLLNYFMANLKYGWRISLGCAAVPGIIFIVGSLLLPDTPNSLIERGKREEAKIMLQKIRGIRDVDEEFDDLVIASEESKKVQHPWANIMKEKNRPQLTFAMLIPFFQQFTGINVIMFYAPVLFKTIGFGSTASLMSAVITGLVNCLSTLVSIAIVDRFGRRGLFLEGGSQMLIMQLAIAAAIGAKFGVSGNPGSLPKGYALAVVAMICVYVAGFAWSWGPLGWLVPSEIFPLEVRSAGQSINVSVNMIFTFVVAQIFPVMLCKLKFGLFLFFSFFVVIMTIFIYKFFPETKGVPIEEMAIVWSRHPYWRKFVPAPDNIDDDRKPGSGRIGIEIVKKEQDC, from the exons ATGGCAGGTGGAGGAATTGCCCCATCCAAGGGGAAGGCTTATCCTGGAAATATGACATGTAAAGTCTTCGTGACTTGCATTGTTGCAGCAATGGGAGGCTTAATCTTCGGTTATGATATCGGCATTTCAG GTGGGGTTATATCGATGCCTCTTTTCTTAAAGAAATTCTTCCCGGACGTCTGGAGGAAGGAGCAAGGCCTGAGTCCCTCAACAAATCAGTACTGTACATACAACAGCGAAACGTTGACATTGTTTACATCTTCGCTGTATTTTGCTGCTCTCTTAGCATCTTTTGTAGCTTCCAGTGTTACTCGTGCATGTGGACGAAGAGTCTCCATGGTGATTGGTGGAACGCTTTTCCTAGCTGGTTCTGCTGTCAATGGACTTGCTCAAAATGTCTTGATGCTCATTATTGGCAGGGTCCTTCTTGGTTTTGGTATTGGATTTGCTAATCAG TCTGTGCCAGTGTACCTCTCTGAGATGGCTCCATACAGATATCGTGGAGCTCTGAACATGGTGTTTCAATTGTCAATCACAATAGGTATCCTTGGGGCCAATCTATTGAACTATTTTATGGCAAATTTGAAGTATGGATGGCGTATAAGCTTGGGGTGTGCAGCTGTACCAGGCATTATTTTCATCGTCGGATCCTTACTCCTTCCTGATACTCCCAACTCATTGATCGAGCGTGGCAAGCGCGAAGAAGCCAAAATCATGCTTCAGAAAATCCGTGGAATTCGGGATGTAGATGAGGAGTTCGATGACTTGGTTATTGCCAGTGAAGAATCCAAGAAAGTGCAGCATCCGTGGGCAAATATTATGAAGGAAAAGAACAGACCCCAGTTAACATTTGCGATGCTTATCCCATTTTTTCAGCAATTCACTGGCATTAATGTGATTATGTTCTATGCACCAGTTCTGTTTAAGACTATTGGCTTTGGGAGTACTGCTTCGCTCATGTCTGCCGTTATAACTGGTTTAGTAAATTGTTTATCAACCTTGGTTTCAATAGCCATTGTCGATAGATTTGGAAGGAGAGGACTCTTCCTTGAGGGTGGATCACAAATGCTCATAATGCag CTGGCGATTGCTGCTGCAATTGGAGCTAAATTTGGGGTTAGTGGAAACCCGGGCAGTTTGCCAAAGGGTTACGCTTTAGCGGTGGTAGCAATGATTTGTGTTTATGTAGCTGGCTTTGCATGGTCTTGGGGGCCTCTTGGTTGGTTGGTGCCTAGTGAGATTTTCCCTCTCGAAGTAAGGTCTGCAGGGCAAAGTATCAACGTATCAGTAAATATGATCTTCACGTTTGTGGTTGCTCAGATTTTCCCTGTGATGCTGTGCAAACTCAAGTTCGGATTGTTCCTGTTCTTCTCATTCTTTGTGGTGATAATGACCATTTTCATCTATAAGTTTTTCCCAGAAACCAAAGGAGTTCCCATTGAAGAGATGGCAATTGTTTGGAGTCGGCATCCATACTGGAGGAAGTTCGTCCCTGCACCTGACAATATTGATGATGATAGAAAGCCTGGCTCTGGACGAATTGGAATTGAGATTGTTAAGAAGGAACAAGATTGCTGA
- the LOC113705326 gene encoding protein DETOXIFICATION 49-like: MCPPPSPTCKFNTNIPNHTNFSAKLLQESDMLTPLVYENPTLKPQDTLSAKKTHLSLAITEAKCMANIAIPMILTGLLLYSRSMISMLFLGRLGELSLAGGALAIGFANITGYSILSGLAMGMEPICGQAFGAQRYKLLGLTLQRTVLMLLWTSIPIALIWCNMKRILLFCGQDHAIATEAQSYIFYSLPDLIALSFLHPLRIYLRSQSITVPLTFCAALSILLHIPINYFLVVVLNLGIKGVAISGVWTNFNLVISLITYVTFSGVAKKTWGGMSSQCLKGWRSLMNLAIPSCISVCLEWWWYEIMILLSGFLLNPQATVASMGILIQTTSLIYIFPSSLSFSVSTRVGNELGASRPEKAKLAAIIGLSSSFMLGLSALSFAIMVRNVWASMFTQDASIIALTSMVLPIIGLCELGNCPQTTGCGVLRGTARPKMGANINLGCFYLVGMPVAIWLSFFLGYDFRGLWVGLLAAQCSCAVTMLVVLVRTDWDLQAQRAKELTATIASFNTIDRNEDEDKLSSENTDHSLDSSDFRLIDASPV; encoded by the coding sequence ATGTGCCCACCACCTTCCCCTACGTGCAAATTTAACACAAACATCCCAAACCATACCAATTTCAGTGCAAAATTATTGCAAGAATCAGATATGTTGACTCCTTTGGTCTACGAAAACCCAACACTTAAACCCCAAGACACCCTAAGCGCCAAGAAAACTCATCTGTCCTTGGCAATTACAGAAGCCAAATGCATGGCAAACATTGCTATTCCAATGATACTAACTGGCCTGCTTCTTTATTCACGTTCCATGATTTCCATGCTCTTCCTTGGCCGCCTTGGCGAGCTCTCTCTGGCAGGTGGTGCGCTGGCTATAGGCTTCGCGAATATCACCGGTTATTCCATTCTCTCCGGCCTTGCCATGGGGATGGAACCTATCTGTGGCCAAGCCTTTGGCGCACAAAGATATAAGCTTCTTGGCCTGACTTTACAAAGAACTGTGCTGATGCTTCTCTGGACATCTATCCCAATTGCCTTGATATGGTGTAACATGAAgagaattttgttattttgcgGCCAGGATCATGCAATTGCAACCGAAGCTCAATCCTACATTTTTTATTCCCTCCCTGATCTCATTGCTTTGTCGTTTCTCCACCCCTTGCGTATTTATCTTAGATCACAATCCATAACAGTGCCTTTGACTTTTTGTGCGGCACTATCAATTCTTCTTCACATCCCAATCAATTATTTTCTTGTAGTAGTGCTCAATCTTGGTATCAAAGGTGTTGCCATTAGTGGGGTGTGGACCAATTTCAATCTAGTAATATCCTTGATCACATATGTCACATTTTCGGGCGTTGCCAAAAAGACTTGGGGTGGCATGTCCTCTCAATGCCTAAAGGGGTGGAGAAGTCTCATGAATTTAGCCATACCTAGTTGCATTTCAGTATGCCTGGAATGGTGGTGGTACGAGATCATGATTTTGCTCAGTGGATTCTTATTAAATCCCCAAGCCACCGTTGCATCGATGGGAATTTTGATCCAGACAACTTCTTTGATCTACATATTCCCATCTTCATTAAGCTTTAGCGTATCAACAAGGGTGGGAAATGAGTTAGGCGCTAGTCGCCCCGAAAAGGCTAAGCTTGCAGCCATAATTGGCTTATCTTCGAGTTTCATGTTGGGATTGTCGGCCCTGTCTTTTGCTATTATGGTAAGGAACGTTTGGGCTAGCATGTTCACTCAAGATGCAAGCATTATTGCCCTGACGTCCATGGTTTTGCCCATAATTGGACTTTGTGAGCTAGGCAATTGCCCTCAGACAACAGGTTGTGGGGTTCTGAGAGGCACGGCTAGGCCGAAAATGGGGGCTAACATCAACTTGGGATGCTTTTATCTTGTGGGAATGCCTGTTGCAATTTGGCTGAGCTTTTTCTTGGGGTATGATTTCAGAGGACTATGGGTGGGACTGTTGGCAGCTCAGTGCTCTTGTGCAGTGACCATGTTGGTTGTTTTGGTTCGTACAGACTGGGATTTACAGGCCCAGAGAGCCAAAGAGTTGACTGCAACAATTGCCAGTTTTAATACTATTGACAGGAACGAAGACGAAGATAAGTTGAGCAGTGAAAATACTGATCATTCTTTGGATTCCTCGGACTTTAGACTGATTGATGCTTCACCTGTTTGA